In Deltaproteobacteria bacterium, the following proteins share a genomic window:
- a CDS encoding xanthine phosphoribosyltransferase produces the protein MLPKAHFATVYAKPAGRPVVDTFITEVSQDTWILFPWDSESRFVQPLIGQQ, from the coding sequence ATGCTGCCCAAAGCCCATTTCGCAACGGTTTACGCCAAACCCGCCGGCCGGCCGGTCGTGGACACGTTTATCACCGAGGTCAGTCAGGACACCTGGATTCTATTCCCCTGGGATTCTGAGTCCCGGTTCGTGCAGCCCCTCATCGGCCAGCAA